In Eschrichtius robustus isolate mEscRob2 chromosome 11, mEscRob2.pri, whole genome shotgun sequence, the following proteins share a genomic window:
- the THRSP gene encoding LOW QUALITY PROTEIN: thyroid hormone-inducible hepatic protein (The sequence of the model RefSeq protein was modified relative to this genomic sequence to represent the inferred CDS: substituted 2 bases at 2 genomic stop codons), which produces MEAKATMQMLTKCYRRNCLLTVMDQYSAMVCNMKQLVMILSLLWDVHLSVHGRQAXAGAPDLYNYFTMLKAICVDVEHGLLPWEEWKAKVAGGKADEAENEAAETEEAEEERVLGQLDLEAXFHLHFFSLPHILTHLTLKAEEVTRKYQEIVGQPIEASDSRKAYST; this is translated from the exons ATGGAAGCTAAAGCCACCATGCAGATGCTGACCAAGTGCTACCGCAGGAACTGCCTGCTGACTGTCATGGACCAGTACTCGGCCATGGTGTGCAACATGAAACAGCTGGTGATGATCCTCAGCCTTCTGTGGGATGTGCATCTGAGTGTTCATGGGCGCCAGGCCTAGGCAGGGGCTCCCGATCTCTACAACTACTTCACCATGCTCAAGGCCATCTGCGTGGATGTGGAACATGGGCTGCTGCCCTGGGAGGAGTGGAAGGCCAAGGTGGCAGGTGGCAAAGCCGATGAGGCTGAGAATGAAGCTGCAGAGACAGAGGAGGCCGAGGAGGAGAGGGTCTTGGGGCAGCTGGACCTGGAAGCCTAGTTCCACCTGCACTTCTTCAGCCTTCCTCATATCCTCACCCACCTTACCCTGAAAGCCGAGGAGGTGACGAGGAAATACCAGGAGATAGTGGGACAGCCCATAGAGGCCTCGGACTCTAGGAAAG CTTACTCCACATGA